In a single window of the Drosophila miranda strain MSH22 chromosome XL, D.miranda_PacBio2.1, whole genome shotgun sequence genome:
- the LOC108151869 gene encoding rab-like protein 3: MTKMANKQRRKQELQQIVEDVRTVRILILGDPGVGKSSLTNLLASSPITPTRSSRTVADSEWTVQARLHEYPRAHLPLTPEWTSTSSSDRSAQSPLTPEELYFVEFYDKNDSVTYDRVDRNPLYKNMDGIILVYNMQDMETHDHLHDWIYGPLREITESRQKRMCNRLNVPILVVGTMLDKLRKRRLRRSGNIAYQLGSEEIFINCCDQNAMSEMGRNYGKLRNFLNRAVDFGK, from the exons atgACTAAAATGGCAAATAAGCAGCGTCGAAAGCAGGAATTGCAGCAGATTGTGGAGGATGTGCGCACGGTTCGCATTCTGATATTGGGCGATCCAG GTGTGGGAAAGTCATCTTTGACTAACTTGTTGGCTAGCAGCCCGATCACGCCAACACGTTCCTCTAGAACCGTTGCCGACAGCGAGTGGACCGTCCAAGCGCGTCTGCACGAGTACCCCAGGGCGCACCTCCCACTCACACCCGAGTGGACGTCGACCTCATCATCGGACCGCTCAGCCCAATCGCCACTCACTCCCGAAGAGCTATATTTCGTTGAGTTCTACGATAAGAACGACTCAGTGACATATGATCGAGTGGACAGGAATCCCTTGTACAAGAACATGGACGGAATCATTTTGGTGTATAATATGCAAGACATGGAGACCCATGACCACTTGCATGACTGGATCTACGGGCCACTGCGCGAGATAACCGAAAGCCGCCAGAAACGTATGTGCAACCGTCTCAATGTGCCTATCCTAGTCGTCGGCACCATGTTGGATAAGCTGCGCAAGCGCAGACTGCGTCGCTCTGGGAACATTGCTTATCAATTGGGATCAGAGGAGATATTCATCAATTGCTGCGATCAAAACGCAATGTCTGAAATGGGCCGAAATTACGGAAAATTGCGCAATTTCTTGAACAGAGCCGTCGACTTTGGGAAATGA